The proteins below come from a single Saccharopolyspora sp. SCSIO 74807 genomic window:
- a CDS encoding PP2C family serine/threonine-protein phosphatase, translating into MTLVLHYAARSDRGLVRSNNQDSVYAGPRLLALADGMGGHAAGEVASKVVIAALAPLDDDEPGDDLLGHLRQAVLSGNGAISELVSHDPDLDGMGTTLTAVLFAGSKLGLVHIGDSRAYLVRDGELSQITHDDTFVQSLIDEGRITEEEAANHPQRSLLLKALTGHEVEPSLAVREARAGDRYLLCSDGLTSPVSEETMAEALRIADPQACADRMIELALRGGGPDNVTVIVADVVDVEFGEDAPIVGGAAGVGEEDPQPDSSAARASAATLPKQPQQRYDTSPPPDQRTHRRGRLRALLVTCGVLAVLVIAALVGRWWVLNQYYIGVNQADDVVIFQGLQGSALGVSLRWQVEDSCPQGSAADCKPIGINDLQEARRTDVRSGITDVNGLEAARESMRRLRMNSLLPQCEEPKPEPPQQPTPPPADNPAPGSTPPGAPATSTAPGQPPSPPSPPPSPTDTPLVSVQQTPGVTCRTVS; encoded by the coding sequence ATGACCCTCGTCCTTCACTACGCAGCCCGCAGCGACCGCGGCCTGGTTCGTTCCAACAACCAGGACTCGGTCTATGCCGGCCCACGACTCCTCGCCCTCGCGGACGGCATGGGTGGCCATGCCGCCGGTGAGGTCGCCAGCAAGGTCGTCATCGCGGCGCTGGCGCCGCTGGACGACGACGAACCCGGCGACGACCTGCTCGGGCACCTGCGGCAGGCAGTGCTGTCCGGCAATGGTGCGATCTCCGAGCTGGTCTCGCACGATCCCGACCTGGACGGGATGGGGACCACGCTGACCGCGGTGCTGTTCGCGGGCAGCAAGCTGGGGCTGGTGCACATCGGCGACTCCCGCGCCTACCTGGTGCGCGACGGCGAGCTTTCCCAGATAACCCACGACGACACCTTCGTGCAGTCGCTGATCGACGAAGGCCGGATCACCGAAGAGGAGGCCGCCAACCACCCGCAGCGCTCGCTGCTGCTGAAGGCGTTGACCGGCCACGAGGTGGAGCCGAGCCTGGCGGTGCGCGAGGCCCGTGCGGGCGACCGCTACCTGCTGTGCTCGGACGGCCTCACCAGCCCGGTCAGCGAGGAGACGATGGCCGAGGCGCTGCGGATCGCCGACCCGCAGGCGTGCGCAGATCGGATGATCGAGCTCGCGCTGCGCGGCGGCGGCCCGGACAACGTCACGGTGATCGTCGCCGACGTGGTGGACGTCGAATTCGGCGAGGACGCCCCGATCGTCGGGGGCGCCGCGGGAGTCGGAGAGGAGGATCCGCAGCCGGACTCTTCGGCCGCCCGCGCCAGCGCGGCGACGCTGCCGAAGCAGCCGCAGCAGCGGTACGACACATCCCCCCCTCCTGACCAACGCACGCACCGGCGAGGCCGGCTGCGTGCGCTGCTCGTGACCTGCGGAGTGCTGGCGGTGCTGGTCATCGCGGCCTTGGTGGGGCGCTGGTGGGTGCTCAACCAGTACTACATCGGCGTCAACCAGGCCGACGACGTGGTGATCTTCCAGGGCTTGCAGGGAAGTGCGCTGGGCGTGTCGCTGCGCTGGCAGGTGGAGGACTCCTGCCCGCAGGGCTCGGCGGCCGACTGCAAGCCGATCGGCATCAACGACCTGCAGGAGGCGCGCCGGACCGACGTGCGCAGCGGGATCACTGATGTGAACGGGCTGGAAGCGGCTCGCGAGTCGATGCGGCGGCTGCGGATGAATTCGCTGCTGCCGCAGTGCGAGGAGCCGAAGCCGGAACCGCCGCAGCAGCCCACTCCCCCACCGGCGGACAACCCCGCGCCCGGGAGCACGCCTCCGGGCGCCCCGGCGACGTCCACCGCACCGGGCCAGCCGCCGTCACCGCCGAGCCCGCCGCCGTCGCCGACCGACACCCCGCTGGTCTCGGTGCAGCAGACTCCCGGTGTCACCTGCCGGACGGTGAGCTGA
- a CDS encoding FHA domain-containing protein, which translates to MPELVIQLTRAGFLALLWLFVLAALRVVRSDLYSASGMRVSMPGAGKTSSKQARGRSKAPRQMVVTHGPLAGTRISLEGRPIMIGRADDSTLVLDDDYASTRHARLSLRGNDWYVEDLGSTNGTYLDRAKVTGASKVPLGVPIKIGKTVIELRS; encoded by the coding sequence GTGCCAGAGCTGGTTATTCAGCTGACCAGAGCAGGGTTCCTCGCCCTGCTCTGGTTGTTCGTGCTGGCCGCGCTTCGCGTGGTTCGTTCCGATCTGTACTCCGCCTCCGGCATGCGGGTGTCGATGCCGGGGGCGGGCAAGACGTCGAGCAAGCAGGCCCGCGGCAGGAGCAAGGCGCCACGGCAGATGGTCGTGACGCACGGCCCGCTGGCGGGCACGCGCATCTCGCTCGAAGGGCGGCCGATCATGATCGGCCGAGCCGACGACTCCACGTTGGTGCTGGACGACGACTACGCGTCGACCCGGCACGCGAGGTTGTCGCTGCGCGGCAACGACTGGTACGTGGAAGATCTAGGCTCTACTAACGGCACATACCTCGATCGGGCGAAGGTCACGGGAGCTTCCAAGGTCCCGCTCGGCGTTCCGATCAAAATCGGCAAGACGGTGATCGAGCTGCGCTCATGA